A window of Exiguobacterium sp. Helios genomic DNA:
AATCAGACATACTTCACTCGTCACGTCCTGATGACCGATATCCTCCACTAAAAAATCTTCAAGTTGTCGTCGTAGGTACCATCTGTTCATGTGGTTGTTCTCCTTTTAATCGTTGAATTGCTCCTTCAAGTAACAGCTTTGCCGTCATCCGATGCAGACGCCTCAGTTCAGCGTCCCGTCCGGATCCTTGTTCATCCGGTTGATGTTGGAAGGTTTCCAGCGTTTGTTTAAGCAGGCGTTCATCGAGCTGAACGCTTAACGCTTCTGCCCAGGAGGAATCGAGTGGTTCCGGCTCTCTCTCCTGTACGATCTCTATGTCCGGTAACGGCTGGCGTGTCGGCAACTGAAGCCGTAATGCCAATTCCTTGCCCATTACGAAACATTCGAGCAGCGAGTTTGAGGCCAATCGATTTTTTCCATGCAATCCTGTTGATGCCGTCTCACCAACTGCATACAGTCCCGGAACGGTCGTCCGCCCGAGACGGTCTGTTTTAATCCCGCCCATTAAAAAGTGAACACCGGTCGTCACTTCAACGATACCAGGTGATATGTTCAACGTTTCACATTTCTTAACAAACGTCGGAAAGCGTCGGTGCAATTGTTCGACAGACGTCGTATTGAGATAAACCGGTTCTTGTTCGCGTACTGTCGTGATGCGCCTTGCGACTTCATCCCGGGCGGCCAAGTCTCCTTGCGGATGATCCGCCATCACACGGCGACCGTCTGTTGTCATCAAATACGCACCCGCTCCGCGTAATGCCTCCGTAATCAAGCCTTGACTGACACCGTCATGAAGAAGCACGGTCGGATGATGCTGGATGTACCCTAAATCGGATAGACGTGCTCCGACCTGCGCCGCGAGTGCCAGACCGTCACCCGTCAGGTCCGGTTCGTTCGTCGAAGCCGTGAACAAGCCGCCGATTCCGCCTGTCGCCAGGATGACAGCCCGAGCAGAAAAGACGACCGGCGTTTGACCGCGATACCCGCGTGCGCCGACGACCTGTTGTCTGTTCATCAACAATTCCGTAATGACGGTATCCTCGATGACAGGATGATCCAATTGCTGAAGCAGTTGTGTCATCATTCGTTCACCTGTCCGGTCTCCTCCAATGTGAAAAATACGGGGTCTTGAGTGCGCCCCTTCTTGACCTAAGGCATATTCGCCCGTCACTTCACGGTCAAACACGACACCAAATGTTTCAAGTTCTTGAATGACCTGCCTGCCGGTCGCGGTGATAAATGAAATCATCGTTTCATCTGTCCGTCCCTTCGCGGCCTGCTCCGTGTCAACTTGATGACTGAAATGGTTCTCCTCCAGATATGCCGACGCAATCCCGCCTTGTGCCCGCATCGAATTCGTTTCCGTCTTCGTCCCTTTTGAGACAAGGATGACCTTCAAGTGAGACGGGAGATGCAGGGCAGCTGAAACGGCTGCTAATCCTGTGCCGATGATTAAGACATCAACTTCCTCTACATTATGTAAAGACATATGATAAACACCTCTATACTTAAATATTTACTATTGACTTGACAATAAGTTTGGCATATTTTTAGCTGAGTGACAAGACGAAAGGATACGATAATGAATGATTTATTTAGATCACGCGGCAACGACCCCCATGCACCCGGACGCCCTTGAACAGTATCGATACACGGCAGAACATGCATATGGCAACAGTTCGTCGCTTCATGACACGGGAGATACCGCCCTCCGATTGTTAGAGCAGGCACGGAATAAATTAATGGAATGGCTTGGTGTGACCGAAGGAACAATTGTCTTTACGGGGAGCGGATCTGAAGCCAACTACATCGCTTTAAGTCATCTCCTCCGTCAAACCAATAAGACAACTGTCTTGACACTTAAATCGGAACACGATTCTGTCTTGTTACCCTTGAAACGGTGGCAGCATGACTGGCAGGCAATCGATTTACAAACGACTGGCGAATTCGATTGGGCGTTGTTCGAAAAAGCGTGTACGGAAGAAATCGGCGTCGTTTCAATCCAACACGTCAATTCAGAAACAGGTTTTATCTTTCCGGTTTCTGACATCGCTGCCTTTTGCCGAAAAAAAGGCATTTTGTTTCACTGCGACGGGATTCAAGGTTTTTTGAAAGATCCGGTTGATTTAACGGACGTCGAGGCCTATACCATCAGTAGCCACAAGGTCTATGGACCGAAAGGACTCGGAGCCGTCTATTTGCGACGTCCCCTGTTCAGCCCCTATTATGAGGCGCACCATGAGTTCGGAATTCGTCCCGGAACTGTCGACGTCCCCGGCATCGCTGCTTTCCTGATGGCGTGTCATCGTTATCTTGAGGAAAATCAGCAGATCCAGGCATCGAGCAAAAGATTTCGTGGTATGCTAAAAAAAAGACTTCCAGCTGCTTATTACCAAATCATTGAATCACCTCAGCAACTCAATTCGATTTGTGCCATTCATACGAAACAACGGGATGGTCAATTCGTCCTCCTCGCCCTAAATCGTGCCGGAATTGCCGTCTCGGCGGGAAGTGCTTGTCGTGCAGGTGAGAATGGACCCAACTCGACTTTACGTGCGATTGGTTTTGATGAAGCAGCGGCTCACGGATTGATTCGACTCAGTTTCGGTCGGATGACGACAGCCGAGGAAGTAGAGCGATGTATCGATGTCCTTTGTTCTTTGGAGGAATCAGATGAACTAGAAAGGTAGGAATGGTCATGGGAAGAAGACAGTCCGGAGAAGAACGCCGGCAAGAGTTACTAGAGATGATTCAGCAAAGCGATCGGCCCGTTACAGGTACGAAGTTAGCGAAACAGGCAGGTGTCAGCCGCCAAGTCATCGTACAGGACTTATCATTACTAAAAGCAAAGGGACATCCTGTCGTCGCGACGGCCCGGGGATATTTATTAAATCACCCCGAGCTTGACGGATCCCGCCATATCAAAAAAGTCGTCTGTCGGCATGGTCGTGATCAATTGAAGGCGGAGTGTGATGCCGTCGTTGACGAAGGTGTCATCATCCGCGATGTCATCGTTGAGCATCCCGTCTATGGATTTTTGACCGGGGAATTGATGCTGAAAAGCCGCCGGGATGTCCGAGCATTGATTGAACAACTTGAAGAAACGCAGGCAACGCCTTTATCTACTTTGACGGACGGCGTTCATATTCATACGCTCGAAGCCGATAACGAAGAAGCTTTACAAGCCGCAATCGACGCCCTTGACCGGTTAGGGATTCTTGTTTCAGAGCTCGATGTCTAATTTTGTATACTTCTTGATCTGTAGATCTTGTCATTACAAAAAAGGTCCATCACGTTAAACGGGATGGACCTTTTTTGTGATTGGGATCAGACGGTTGGATCATCCGTCCCTTCTGATGATTCATTTTGCGAGAAAACAGCTGAGACGGTTTGAACACGCCGGTTTTCGACATGCAGGACGGTTAAGGTCACCGGTCCATACACCATCTGAGTCCCCACTTCCGGAATATGACCGACATTTTCCATGATCCATCCTCCAAGTGACTGGGCTTCCGTTTCCGGCATCGCCAAGTCAAATTGATGACAGAAATCTTCAATGTCGTACTCCGCCAGACATTCATAGCGGTTAGGACTGACTTGTTTCGTATATTCGAGTGACTCATCATGTTCATCCCAAATCTCTCCGACCAGTTCCTCGAGAATGTCCTCGAGTGTAATCAAACCGGCTGTACCGCCAAACTCATCCAGTACAACAGCCATATGTGACTGTTTGACTTTTAGTTCCGGCAACAGATCGATGATATGGGTTTGCGGAACAACAAATGAGACCGGACGAATCAATTCACGAATCTCGACACGTCCGTGCTTGACGAATTCCCGTAAAAAGTCACGTTCTGATAAAACGCCGATGATATGATCAATCGAATCTTTATAGACCGGCAATCGCGAGAATCCGCCTTTTTGCACTTCACGTAAAATTTCATCAAAACCGGCATCAATGTCAATCGCTTGAATATTCGTTCGCGGTGTCAGTGCCTCTTCGACCGTGACATTCTTGAAGTCAACCGCCCGGTGCACGATTTCCGCCCCTGCTTCGTCCATGACACCCTCTTCTTCACTGATATCGACCAGAGCCCGTAATTCCTGTTCGGTGACGAGCGGTCCTTTCGGATCAGCCCCGATCAGCAGTAACGCAACCTGTCGCAATTTCAGAAACAAGAAGATGGCCGGCTTAAACAGAAGTAGACAGACATGCAGCGGACCACTAATCCAAAACACATAGGTTTCCGCATGTTCCCGCGCATAGGATTTAGGAATAAGCTCCCCAAATAACAAAATGAGCAGAAACGTCAGGAAGACAATACTGATTCGAACCAATAGATCCGTTGATACCGTCATCGTCAACCATCCACCAATCATCGCTACACCCAAATTGGACAGGGTGTTCCCGATTAAGATGGCTGTCAGCGTTTCCTCATACCGTTGCAACAGACGGAGTGCCTGGGTCGCATGGCGGCTTCCTTCTTCCGACTGATGCAAAATCCGTAACCGATTCGCGCTCGACAACGCGGTTTCGGACGATGAGAAAAATGCCGAGACGACAAGCAAGACGAAAAACCAGATGATCTGAATCGCGGGAAGTGGGTCCACGATGCTCTCACACTCCATTTCTCAAATGAACTTGTTTTTTCTTAGAACGAAGACTCGATGAATTCGAATTCGAAGTCGCGGATTCGAACGACGTCGCCGTCAATCGCACCCATCTTACGAAGTTCTTCGTCGACACCCATTTGACGCAACGTCCGGGCAAAGCGTTTGATTGACTCTTCACGCATGAAGTTTGTCATCGTGAACAGCTTCTCGATCCGTGGCCCTTTGATGACGAAGCAATCATCTTCATCTTTCGAAACCGTAAATCCGGCTTCCGGTGCTTCATATCCGTAAACGACACGTGGTGTCGCTGTTTTTTCTTCCAGTTCTTCGAGACCGAATTCAGGCGTCGCGTCAACAAGATCAGCAATACGGAATAAGAGGTCACGTAATCCTTGACGTGTTGCTGCCGAGATGGCAAACACTTCAAGACCCGGGAACGCTTCTTTGAACGCTTCGAGATTCGCTTCCGCATCCGGCATATCCATTTTGTTTGCGACAACGACTTGTGGTCGTTCTGTCAGACGAAGGTTGTAGTCCGCAAGCTCTTTATTGATGATATTGTAATCTTCAATCGGATCGCGTCCTTCCATACCACTCATATCGATGACATGAACAATGACTTTTGTCCGCTCGACGTGACGGAGGAACTGGTGACCAAGACCCACACCTTCGCTTGCGCCTTCAATCAGACCCGGTAAATCGGCCATAACGAAGCTGCGGCTGTCTTCCGTTTCGACGACACCGATGTTCGGTGTAATCGTCGTGAAGTGATACGCCCCAATTTTCGGACGCGCTGCTGAGACGATTGACAGCATCGTTGATTTCCCGACACTCGGGAAGCCGACGAGTCCGACATCTGCGAGCATTTTCAGTTCGAGTTTCAAGTACTTCTCTTCACCCGGTTCACCATTCTCCGCGTGTTCCGGAGCTGGGTTTGCCGGTGTTGCGAAACGTGAGTTCCCGCGTCCGCCGCGTCCACCTTTAGCAACGATTGCCTGTTGTCCGTGATGGACAAGGTCAGCGATGACTGCATCCGTGTCATCATCATAGACGACAGTGCCGGGTGGAACTTTGACGACGAGGTGCTCGGCTTTACGTCCGTGCATCCCTTTCGACATTCCGTTTTCACCTTGAACGGCTTTAAAGTGACGTTTGTAACGGAAGTCCATCAACGTCCGGAGTCCTTCATCCACTTCGAGAACGACGTGAGCACCATGTCCACCATCTCCTCCGGCTGGACCGCCGTCTGGAACATATTTCTCGCGACGGAACGCCACTTGCCCGCGTCCTCCATCTCCTGCTTTTACATAAATATTTACCTGATCGACAAACATGTCAGATCCCTCCTATTACTTTTCTTCCTCTGCGGGAAGACTTTCGATTTCAATCACACACTCATACTCCGTCTGTGACTCGATCTCCATCGGCGTCACTAGATCTTTAAGGCGCGACATATCTAGTAGATCCCGATAGATCTCGATGGTCACGCCCTCATGGAAGGTCACGGATACTTCTCCATTCCCCACTTCTATCATGTCAAGCGCAGCTTCAAGAATAGACGCTACACGTGCATCCTCGATCTGCTTTGGTGTTTCGATTACATCATATTCGACAGTTAGGCCTGTCCAATCTGCTTGTTGCAGTGCGAGTGCCGTTTTCGGTAGTCCGATCAGGGAAAGTCGTCCTTCTCGTGACGCTTGTTCCCGATACATGGAACAAATCGATTCAACAGCCGCCTCGTCACCCATCGCGCTATATGAACGAACAAGTTGTAATCGATTCAACCATTCGTGACGAAGTGACTTCAAAAGATCCAGTACCTGCTCATCCTTCATCAGTCCGTTCCCTCCTAAAAAAAACAGACCCTAACCCCTGAAAGTGGCTAGAGTCTGCTTCATCGATCACTTATGCTGGGTAAACGCTGACTTGTTTTTTGTCGCGTCCGAGACGTTCGAAACGAACGACACCAGTTGCAGTTGCGAAAAGTGTATCATCGCCACCACGTCCGACGTTCATACCTGGGTGAATC
This region includes:
- a CDS encoding transcription repressor NadR, encoding MGRRQSGEERRQELLEMIQQSDRPVTGTKLAKQAGVSRQVIVQDLSLLKAKGHPVVATARGYLLNHPELDGSRHIKKVVCRHGRDQLKAECDAVVDEGVIIRDVIVEHPVYGFLTGELMLKSRRDVRALIEQLEETQATPLSTLTDGVHIHTLEADNEEALQAAIDALDRLGILVSELDV
- a CDS encoding L-aspartate oxidase, which translates into the protein MSLHNVEEVDVLIIGTGLAAVSAALHLPSHLKVILVSKGTKTETNSMRAQGGIASAYLEENHFSHQVDTEQAAKGRTDETMISFITATGRQVIQELETFGVVFDREVTGEYALGQEGAHSRPRIFHIGGDRTGERMMTQLLQQLDHPVIEDTVITELLMNRQQVVGARGYRGQTPVVFSARAVILATGGIGGLFTASTNEPDLTGDGLALAAQVGARLSDLGYIQHHPTVLLHDGVSQGLITEALRGAGAYLMTTDGRRVMADHPQGDLAARDEVARRITTVREQEPVYLNTTSVEQLHRRFPTFVKKCETLNISPGIVEVTTGVHFLMGGIKTDRLGRTTVPGLYAVGETASTGLHGKNRLASNSLLECFVMGKELALRLQLPTRQPLPDIEIVQEREPEPLDSSWAEALSVQLDERLLKQTLETFQHQPDEQGSGRDAELRRLHRMTAKLLLEGAIQRLKGEQPHEQMVPTTTT
- the obgE gene encoding GTPase ObgE, encoding MFVDQVNIYVKAGDGGRGQVAFRREKYVPDGGPAGGDGGHGAHVVLEVDEGLRTLMDFRYKRHFKAVQGENGMSKGMHGRKAEHLVVKVPPGTVVYDDDTDAVIADLVHHGQQAIVAKGGRGGRGNSRFATPANPAPEHAENGEPGEEKYLKLELKMLADVGLVGFPSVGKSTMLSIVSAARPKIGAYHFTTITPNIGVVETEDSRSFVMADLPGLIEGASEGVGLGHQFLRHVERTKVIVHVIDMSGMEGRDPIEDYNIINKELADYNLRLTERPQVVVANKMDMPDAEANLEAFKEAFPGLEVFAISAATRQGLRDLLFRIADLVDATPEFGLEELEEKTATPRVVYGYEAPEAGFTVSKDEDDCFVIKGPRIEKLFTMTNFMREESIKRFARTLRQMGVDEELRKMGAIDGDVVRIRDFEFEFIESSF
- a CDS encoding cysteine desulfurase family protein; the protein is MIYLDHAATTPMHPDALEQYRYTAEHAYGNSSSLHDTGDTALRLLEQARNKLMEWLGVTEGTIVFTGSGSEANYIALSHLLRQTNKTTVLTLKSEHDSVLLPLKRWQHDWQAIDLQTTGEFDWALFEKACTEEIGVVSIQHVNSETGFIFPVSDIAAFCRKKGILFHCDGIQGFLKDPVDLTDVEAYTISSHKVYGPKGLGAVYLRRPLFSPYYEAHHEFGIRPGTVDVPGIAAFLMACHRYLEENQQIQASSKRFRGMLKKRLPAAYYQIIESPQQLNSICAIHTKQRDGQFVLLALNRAGIAVSAGSACRAGENGPNSTLRAIGFDEAAAHGLIRLSFGRMTTAEEVERCIDVLCSLEESDELER
- a CDS encoding Spo0B domain-containing protein produces the protein MKDEQVLDLLKSLRHEWLNRLQLVRSYSAMGDEAAVESICSMYREQASREGRLSLIGLPKTALALQQADWTGLTVEYDVIETPKQIEDARVASILEAALDMIEVGNGEVSVTFHEGVTIEIYRDLLDMSRLKDLVTPMEIESQTEYECVIEIESLPAEEEK
- a CDS encoding hemolysin family protein; protein product: MDPLPAIQIIWFFVLLVVSAFFSSSETALSSANRLRILHQSEEGSRHATQALRLLQRYEETLTAILIGNTLSNLGVAMIGGWLTMTVSTDLLVRISIVFLTFLLILLFGELIPKSYAREHAETYVFWISGPLHVCLLLFKPAIFLFLKLRQVALLLIGADPKGPLVTEQELRALVDISEEEGVMDEAGAEIVHRAVDFKNVTVEEALTPRTNIQAIDIDAGFDEILREVQKGGFSRLPVYKDSIDHIIGVLSERDFLREFVKHGRVEIRELIRPVSFVVPQTHIIDLLPELKVKQSHMAVVLDEFGGTAGLITLEDILEELVGEIWDEHDESLEYTKQVSPNRYECLAEYDIEDFCHQFDLAMPETEAQSLGGWIMENVGHIPEVGTQMVYGPVTLTVLHVENRRVQTVSAVFSQNESSEGTDDPTV